Proteins found in one Micrococcales bacterium genomic segment:
- a CDS encoding rRNA methyltransferase, protein MTVGPHPLPWPDDPRLDPALLAEGDTRNVEDRFRYWRREAIIAELDTTRHGLHVAIENFQHDFNIGSVVRTANAFNVAAVHIVGKRRWNRRGAMVTDRYLHVAHHDHPADLLGLGVPVLGIDNLAGSVPLEGAAMPAACVLLFGQEGPGLSPESLAVCERVLHITQYGSTRSINAGAAAAIAMWAWALQHA, encoded by the coding sequence ATGACCGTCGGGCCGCACCCGTTGCCGTGGCCCGACGACCCCAGACTGGATCCGGCGCTGCTCGCCGAAGGGGACACCCGCAATGTGGAGGACCGCTTCCGCTACTGGCGCCGCGAGGCGATCATCGCCGAGCTCGACACGACCCGGCACGGCCTGCACGTGGCCATCGAGAACTTCCAGCACGACTTCAACATCGGGTCGGTCGTGCGCACCGCGAACGCATTCAACGTCGCGGCTGTGCACATCGTCGGCAAGCGGCGCTGGAACCGGCGCGGAGCGATGGTCACCGACCGCTACCTGCACGTGGCGCATCACGATCACCCGGCGGACCTGCTGGGGCTGGGCGTGCCCGTGCTCGGGATCGACAACCTTGCGGGGTCTGTGCCGCTGGAGGGCGCGGCGATGCCGGCGGCGTGTGTGCTGCTCTTCGGCCAGGAGGGGCCGGGGTTGAGCCCGGAGTCACTGGCTGTGTGCGAGCGGGTGCTGCACATCACGCAGTACGGGTCGACCCGGTCGATCAACGCGGGTGCCGCGGCCGCGATCGCCATGTGGGCCTGGGCGCTGCAGCACGCGTGA
- a CDS encoding adenylosuccinate lyase, with amino-acid sequence MIPNVLATRYASPAMTDIWSARNKIIAERRLWLAVLRAQADLGVDVPAGVIEDYERVVDDVDLESIAARERVTRHDVKARIDEFCALAGHEHIHKGMTSRDLTENVEQMQVRQALLLVRDKSVALLARLARLAAEHEALALTGRSHNVAAQTTTLGKRFATAADEVLVAFRSLQHLLADYPLRGIKGPVGTAQDMLDLLGSEQALGDLELRVAGHLGFAQVLTSVGQVYPRSLDHEVIGMLVQLGAGPSSLATTIRLMAGHDLVTEGFRAGQVGSSAMPHKMNTRSCERVNGFMVLLRGYQTMAADLAGSQWNEGDVSCSVVRRVMLPDAFFAIDGMLETMLTVLDEFGVFDAVVGKELDKYLPFLATTKILMAAVRAGAGRETAHEVIKENAVAAALDMRQTGADPALIQRLADDERLPLNAQQLEALMGAPLEFTGAAASQVQRIVAVVGEITGEYPQAAAYAPGAIL; translated from the coding sequence ATGATCCCCAACGTCCTGGCGACCCGCTACGCGTCCCCGGCGATGACCGACATCTGGTCGGCGCGCAACAAGATCATCGCCGAGCGACGTCTGTGGTTGGCCGTGCTGCGGGCCCAGGCCGACCTCGGTGTGGACGTGCCCGCCGGGGTCATCGAGGACTACGAGCGGGTCGTGGACGACGTCGATCTGGAGTCCATCGCCGCGCGGGAACGGGTGACCCGCCACGACGTGAAGGCGCGCATCGACGAGTTCTGCGCACTCGCCGGTCACGAGCACATCCACAAGGGCATGACCAGTCGGGATCTGACCGAGAACGTCGAGCAGATGCAGGTCCGGCAGGCATTGCTGCTCGTGCGCGACAAGAGCGTGGCGCTGCTTGCCCGCCTTGCCCGGTTGGCCGCCGAGCACGAGGCGCTGGCCCTCACCGGACGCTCGCACAACGTCGCCGCACAGACCACCACGCTGGGCAAGCGGTTCGCTACGGCCGCGGACGAGGTCCTCGTCGCGTTCCGCAGCCTGCAGCACCTGCTGGCCGATTACCCGCTGCGGGGGATCAAGGGTCCGGTCGGGACGGCGCAGGACATGCTCGACCTGCTCGGCTCCGAGCAGGCCCTGGGCGACCTGGAACTGCGCGTCGCCGGGCACCTGGGTTTCGCGCAGGTGCTCACCTCGGTGGGCCAGGTCTATCCCCGGTCGCTGGACCACGAGGTCATCGGCATGCTGGTGCAATTGGGCGCCGGACCTTCGAGCCTGGCCACCACCATCCGGCTGATGGCCGGCCATGACCTGGTCACCGAGGGCTTCCGCGCCGGACAGGTCGGGTCGAGCGCCATGCCGCACAAAATGAACACGCGGTCCTGCGAGCGGGTCAACGGCTTCATGGTGCTGTTGCGCGGCTACCAGACGATGGCCGCCGATCTCGCCGGTTCGCAGTGGAACGAAGGCGACGTGTCCTGCTCGGTGGTCCGCCGGGTCATGCTGCCCGACGCCTTCTTCGCCATCGACGGGATGCTGGAGACGATGCTCACGGTGCTCGACGAGTTCGGGGTGTTCGACGCAGTGGTGGGCAAGGAACTCGACAAGTACCTGCCGTTCCTGGCTACCACGAAGATCCTCATGGCCGCCGTGCGCGCCGGCGCCGGCCGGGAAACCGCGCACGAGGTGATCAAGGAGAACGCCGTTGCGGCCGCTCTGGACATGCGCCAGACCGGTGCCGACCCGGCCTTGATCCAGCGCCTGGCCGACGACGAGCGACTGCCCTTGAACGCCCAGCAACTCGAGGCGCTCATGGGTGCGCCGCTGGAGTTCACCGGCGCTGCGGCCAGTCAGGTGCAGCGCATCGTCGCGGTCGTGGGGGAGATCACCGGGGAGTACCCGCAGGCGGCGGCGTACGCGCCGGGGGCGATCCTCTAG
- a CDS encoding GntR family transcriptional regulator: MSTAQQRVLDALRSDILSGELAPGEQLIQEVVAERYAVSRVPVREALQLLTAEGLVTHFPHRGYFVTELSVTDLQEVYRVRSLLEEEAIRTAVPTLRDEDVAELERLAQAVSEASGLAAVTDANRRFHFALFEAAGMPRLTRLLRQLWDTSDVYRTLYFQQSGNRERVREEHAAMIEALRRRDVPETIRLHDLHRDHSVAWVRSHLLRQRTA; encoded by the coding sequence ATGAGCACCGCCCAGCAACGTGTGCTCGACGCGCTGCGATCCGACATCCTCAGCGGCGAGCTGGCTCCCGGCGAGCAGTTGATCCAGGAGGTCGTCGCCGAACGGTACGCGGTCAGCCGGGTCCCCGTGCGCGAGGCACTGCAGTTGCTGACCGCCGAGGGGCTGGTCACGCACTTCCCCCATCGCGGCTACTTCGTGACGGAGTTGAGCGTCACCGACCTGCAGGAGGTCTACCGCGTGCGCAGCCTGCTCGAGGAGGAGGCGATCCGCACCGCGGTGCCCACCCTGCGCGACGAGGATGTCGCCGAGTTGGAGCGACTGGCACAGGCCGTGTCGGAAGCCAGCGGCCTCGCCGCCGTCACCGACGCCAACCGGCGCTTCCACTTCGCGCTGTTCGAGGCCGCCGGCATGCCCCGGCTGACCCGCCTGTTGCGGCAGTTGTGGGACACTTCCGACGTCTACCGCACGCTGTACTTCCAGCAGTCGGGCAACCGTGAGCGGGTGCGGGAAGAACACGCCGCGATGATCGAGGCCCTGCGCCGCCGGGATGTCCCCGAGACCATCCGCCTGCACGACCTGCACCGCGACCACTCCGTGGCGTGGGTGCGTTCCCACTTGCTCCGGCAACGGACCGCCTGA
- the purD gene encoding phosphoribosylamine--glycine ligase — protein sequence MRVLVIGSGAREHALVLSLLADPDVTEVVAAPGNAGIAQAVRTEPVDVTDAGAVAGLARGFDLVVIGPEAPLVAGAVDACRATGILAFGPTAAAARLEGSKDFAKQIMHAAGIPTAQSRTVTDAADLPRELHAFGPPYVVKDDGLAAGKGVVVTGDHTEALLHGEACLAKGGAVLIEEFLDGPEASVFCISDGTTVVPLLPAQDFKRVGDGDAGPNTGGMGAYCPLPWADPDLARWTVEHVAQPAVDEMAARGTPYTGVLYVGLALTSKGPKVIEFNARFGDPETQAVLALLETPLGGLLAAAARGELAAHPPLRWRAGVAVTVVLAAAGYPQAPRTGDVISGADVPGVLHAGTAQRDGQTVSAGGRVLNVVAVAHDLAGARERAYETLRGIQLPGSHYRTDIALEASR from the coding sequence GTGCGCGTACTGGTGATCGGCTCCGGAGCCCGGGAGCACGCCCTCGTCCTGTCCTTACTGGCCGACCCGGACGTGACCGAAGTGGTTGCGGCCCCCGGCAATGCGGGCATCGCGCAGGCAGTGCGCACCGAGCCCGTCGACGTGACCGATGCGGGTGCCGTCGCCGGCCTGGCCCGCGGCTTCGACCTGGTCGTGATCGGCCCTGAGGCGCCCCTGGTCGCCGGGGCGGTGGACGCTTGCCGGGCCACGGGGATCCTCGCGTTCGGCCCCACCGCGGCAGCTGCCCGGCTGGAGGGCAGCAAGGACTTCGCCAAGCAGATCATGCACGCCGCAGGGATCCCCACCGCGCAGTCGCGGACGGTGACCGACGCCGCCGATCTCCCCCGGGAACTGCACGCCTTCGGCCCGCCCTACGTCGTCAAGGACGACGGCCTGGCTGCAGGCAAAGGGGTGGTGGTCACCGGGGACCACACCGAAGCCTTGCTGCACGGTGAGGCCTGCCTGGCCAAAGGCGGTGCGGTCCTCATCGAGGAGTTCCTCGACGGGCCCGAGGCCAGCGTCTTCTGCATCAGCGACGGCACCACCGTGGTCCCCCTGCTGCCCGCCCAGGACTTCAAGCGCGTCGGCGACGGCGACGCCGGGCCGAACACCGGCGGCATGGGGGCCTACTGCCCGTTGCCCTGGGCGGACCCGGATCTGGCCCGCTGGACGGTGGAACACGTGGCGCAACCGGCCGTCGATGAGATGGCCGCTCGCGGCACCCCGTACACCGGCGTGCTCTACGTCGGCCTGGCGCTGACCAGCAAAGGTCCCAAGGTGATCGAGTTCAACGCCCGCTTCGGCGATCCGGAGACGCAGGCCGTGCTGGCCTTGCTCGAGACGCCGCTGGGAGGTCTGCTCGCCGCGGCGGCCCGTGGTGAACTGGCGGCTCATCCCCCGCTGCGATGGCGCGCCGGCGTCGCGGTCACCGTGGTGCTCGCCGCGGCCGGATACCCACAGGCGCCGCGCACCGGAGACGTCATCAGCGGCGCCGATGTGCCCGGTGTCCTGCACGCCGGCACCGCGCAGCGAGACGGGCAGACCGTTTCGGCCGGTGGCCGTGTGCTCAACGTCGTGGCCGTGGCCCATGACCTGGCCGGCGCCCGCGAACGCGCTTACGAGACGCTGCGCGGCATCCAGTTGCCGGGAAGCCACTACCGAACCGACATCGCCCTGGAGGCCAGCCGATGA
- the fbaA gene encoding class II fructose-bisphosphate aldolase, with translation MPIATPEVYAEMLDRAKAGQFAYPAINVTSSQTLIAALRGFATAESDGIIQFSWGGAEFASGQYVKDMVTGAVALAEFANVVADKYPVNIALHTDHCPMQKLDGCMRPLVDISIERVKAGKLPLFQSHMWDGSAIPLAENLDIAEEMLDKCHQANIIMELEIGVVGGEEDGIEATHDAKLFSTPEDGLATAAKLGLGERGRYMVAATFGNVHGVYKPGNVVLTPSILKQIQDSVGAKYGVDKPFDLVFHGGSGSLLEEIREALDYGVVKMNVDTDTQYAFSRPVADWMFKNYDGVLKIDGDVGNKKQYDPRAWGKAGEQGMSDRVVRACEDLRSSGTKMR, from the coding sequence ATGCCCATTGCTACCCCTGAGGTTTATGCCGAGATGCTCGACCGCGCCAAGGCCGGTCAGTTCGCCTACCCCGCGATCAATGTGACGTCGTCGCAGACGCTGATCGCCGCCCTGCGCGGCTTCGCAACGGCTGAGAGCGACGGGATCATCCAGTTCTCCTGGGGCGGTGCGGAGTTCGCCTCCGGCCAGTACGTCAAGGACATGGTGACCGGCGCCGTCGCGCTGGCCGAGTTCGCCAACGTCGTGGCGGACAAGTACCCGGTGAACATCGCCCTGCACACCGACCACTGTCCGATGCAGAAGCTCGACGGCTGCATGCGGCCGCTGGTCGACATCTCCATCGAGCGGGTGAAGGCCGGCAAACTGCCGCTGTTCCAGTCGCACATGTGGGACGGTTCGGCCATCCCGCTGGCCGAGAACCTCGACATCGCCGAGGAGATGCTCGACAAGTGCCACCAGGCGAACATCATCATGGAGCTCGAGATCGGCGTGGTCGGCGGCGAGGAGGACGGCATCGAGGCCACGCACGACGCCAAGCTCTTCTCGACCCCGGAGGACGGTCTGGCCACGGCGGCCAAACTCGGCCTGGGCGAGCGCGGCCGCTACATGGTCGCCGCCACCTTCGGCAACGTGCACGGGGTCTACAAGCCCGGCAACGTGGTGCTCACTCCGAGCATCCTCAAGCAGATCCAGGACTCCGTTGGGGCGAAGTACGGGGTGGACAAGCCCTTCGACCTGGTCTTCCACGGCGGGTCCGGCTCGTTGCTGGAGGAGATCCGCGAGGCCCTCGACTACGGCGTCGTGAAGATGAACGTCGACACCGACACCCAGTACGCATTCAGCCGTCCCGTCGCCGACTGGATGTTCAAGAACTATGACGGCGTGCTCAAGATCGACGGGGACGTCGGAAACAAGAAGCAGTACGACCCGCGTGCATGGGGCAAGGCCGGCGAGCAGGGGATGTCCGATCGGGTCGTGCGTGCCTGTGAGGACCTGCGCTCGTCCGGCACCAAGATGCGCTGA
- a CDS encoding pyridoxamine 5'-phosphate oxidase family protein has protein sequence MDVLTDEQCWDHLKSGQIGRLAVVVAGRPDIFPVNYLVHDGEIMFKTAEGSKLASVMAHREVAFEIDGYDEPTNEAWSVVLAGMARVLSHDAEVEAAESLPLFPWNIEPKTQYVSIEPSHLSGRKFVAEGRHA, from the coding sequence ATGGATGTTCTTACCGACGAGCAGTGCTGGGACCATCTGAAATCCGGCCAGATCGGGAGGCTCGCGGTGGTCGTCGCCGGCCGACCCGACATCTTCCCGGTGAACTACCTCGTCCACGACGGGGAGATCATGTTCAAGACCGCCGAGGGCAGTAAGCTCGCGTCGGTCATGGCCCACCGCGAGGTGGCGTTCGAGATCGACGGGTACGACGAGCCGACCAACGAGGCGTGGTCCGTGGTCCTGGCCGGCATGGCCCGGGTGCTCAGCCACGATGCCGAGGTGGAGGCAGCTGAGTCCTTGCCGCTGTTCCCGTGGAACATCGAGCCGAAGACCCAGTACGTGTCGATCGAACCCAGCCACTTGAGCGGTCGGAAGTTCGTGGCGGAGGGCCGGCACGCCTAG
- a CDS encoding SDR family NAD(P)-dependent oxidoreductase translates to MGVALVTGPTAGIGREIAVELALQGHHLILVSRDETRLTELATELGDAEVLTADLSDRAQLAVVEQAAEGVDWLVNNAGYGLNTSFDQSSVAEEQELLDVLVTAVMRLTHAALPGMLARGHGRILNTSSIAGWVPLGTYSAAKAWVTVFSEGLAAQTPAGIHVTALCPGFTRTEFHERAAMDIGGPGLMWLDAGRVARQGIRDCERGTVLSIPSLRYRAVSLAARHTPRRILRTVAGIREEGR, encoded by the coding sequence GTGGGAGTTGCGTTGGTAACGGGTCCGACCGCCGGGATCGGCCGGGAGATCGCGGTCGAGTTGGCACTGCAGGGTCATCATCTGATCCTTGTGTCGCGCGACGAGACGCGGCTCACGGAGTTGGCGACCGAGTTGGGCGATGCCGAGGTGCTGACAGCGGACCTGTCCGACCGGGCGCAACTTGCGGTCGTGGAGCAGGCGGCCGAGGGCGTGGACTGGCTGGTGAACAATGCCGGCTACGGACTCAACACGTCGTTCGACCAGTCCTCGGTGGCGGAGGAGCAGGAGCTGCTCGACGTCCTTGTGACGGCGGTCATGCGCCTGACTCACGCGGCACTGCCCGGGATGCTCGCGCGAGGTCACGGCCGGATCCTGAACACCTCCAGCATCGCCGGCTGGGTGCCGTTGGGGACCTACTCGGCGGCCAAGGCCTGGGTGACGGTGTTCTCCGAGGGGCTGGCGGCACAGACCCCGGCCGGCATCCACGTCACAGCGCTGTGCCCCGGCTTCACCCGCACCGAGTTCCACGAGCGGGCCGCCATGGACATCGGCGGGCCGGGTTTGATGTGGCTGGACGCCGGGCGGGTGGCGCGGCAGGGCATCCGGGACTGCGAGCGGGGCACCGTGCTGTCGATCCCGAGCCTGCGGTACCGAGCGGTGTCGTTGGCGGCGCGGCACACGCCCCGGCGTATTCTGCGCACCGTTGCGGGGATTCGGGAGGAGGGTCGCTGA
- a CDS encoding NAD-dependent epimerase/dehydratase family protein, giving the protein MRLVVLGGTRFVGRAICAAAHRRGYDVVVFNRGQSGPPPSGALAVRGDRTMISDLRQLAKMIDDRGGADLIIDPACYAPSHALMSARILKDIAPGYAVVSTVTAHRQWPAEPVESGSPIYDTGITEGPSTDMMLYGRLKAGVERAVETIFGEINTLVLRPGVVLGPNEDLGRLPDYLRRSARGDGFVVGGSPDMGFQYVDVRDLAEFVLTCAETGRPGRYDVVTPPGQYTWGDLAGSVAEVTGGTPVFVSDDDLVAAGVEPWRGLPLWVPAAPDNAGLWSVDGRAAFDYGFAPRPLAQTVADTWTWLQKEGLDWEPTSRAAVHGIDPQTEQELLAAAGQ; this is encoded by the coding sequence ATGCGTCTGGTCGTGCTCGGAGGCACCCGGTTCGTGGGCCGTGCTATCTGTGCTGCCGCGCACCGGCGCGGGTACGACGTCGTGGTTTTCAACCGCGGCCAGAGCGGACCTCCGCCCAGCGGGGCGCTGGCCGTGCGCGGCGACCGCACGATGATCTCCGACCTGCGCCAGCTCGCGAAGATGATCGACGACCGTGGCGGCGCGGACCTCATCATCGACCCCGCCTGCTACGCGCCGTCCCACGCCCTGATGAGTGCGCGCATCCTCAAGGACATCGCACCCGGCTACGCGGTGGTCTCCACGGTCACGGCCCACAGACAGTGGCCCGCCGAACCGGTCGAATCCGGCTCGCCCATCTACGACACCGGCATCACTGAGGGCCCGAGCACCGACATGATGCTGTACGGCAGGCTCAAGGCCGGCGTCGAACGCGCGGTGGAGACCATCTTCGGGGAGATCAACACCCTCGTCCTGAGGCCCGGGGTGGTGCTGGGCCCCAACGAGGACCTCGGGCGCCTGCCCGACTACCTGCGCCGTAGTGCCCGTGGTGACGGATTCGTCGTGGGCGGCTCGCCGGACATGGGGTTCCAGTACGTCGACGTGCGCGACCTCGCGGAGTTCGTGCTGACGTGCGCGGAGACCGGCCGACCGGGTCGGTACGACGTCGTCACGCCACCGGGGCAGTACACGTGGGGAGATCTGGCTGGCAGCGTCGCCGAAGTCACCGGTGGCACCCCCGTGTTCGTGTCCGACGATGATCTGGTGGCTGCCGGCGTGGAACCGTGGCGGGGACTGCCGCTGTGGGTGCCCGCGGCGCCGGACAACGCGGGGCTGTGGTCGGTGGACGGCCGGGCGGCGTTCGACTACGGGTTCGCGCCGCGGCCCCTTGCGCAGACCGTCGCCGACACCTGGACGTGGTTGCAGAAGGAGGGGTTGGACTGGGAGCCGACTTCTCGCGCCGCGGTCCATGGCATCGACCCGCAGACCGAACAGGAACTGCTTGCCGCGGCGGGGCAGTGA
- a CDS encoding VTT domain-containing protein, with amino-acid sequence MADLVALLDFLDPENILTWLGPLALIGVILIIFAECGLLIGFFLPGDSLLFITGLFIAQGFIDTPIWLAALLLALAAVIGNATGYWIGYKAGPRLFSRPDSRLFKKEYVDKTHQFFERYGPRAVVLARFVPIVRTFITAMAGVGRMDFRVYMTYSAIGGLLWGAGVTYLGYLLGNVPFVKEHIELILIGVVFVSVLPIVYEYIRHKREAAAASVPE; translated from the coding sequence ATGGCTGACCTTGTCGCGCTGCTGGATTTCCTCGATCCGGAGAACATCCTCACGTGGCTCGGCCCGCTGGCCCTCATCGGCGTGATCCTCATCATCTTCGCCGAGTGCGGGCTGCTGATCGGCTTCTTCCTCCCGGGCGACTCCCTGCTGTTCATCACCGGGTTGTTCATCGCGCAGGGTTTCATCGACACTCCGATCTGGCTGGCGGCGCTGCTGCTCGCGCTGGCCGCCGTGATCGGCAACGCCACCGGCTACTGGATCGGCTACAAGGCCGGGCCGCGGCTTTTCAGCCGGCCCGACTCCCGGTTGTTCAAGAAGGAGTACGTGGACAAGACCCATCAGTTCTTCGAGCGTTACGGTCCGCGCGCCGTGGTGCTGGCGCGGTTCGTGCCGATCGTGCGCACGTTCATCACGGCCATGGCTGGGGTGGGGCGCATGGACTTCCGCGTGTACATGACGTACTCGGCCATCGGTGGGCTCCTTTGGGGCGCGGGCGTCACGTACCTCGGCTACCTGCTCGGCAACGTGCCGTTCGTGAAGGAGCACATCGAGTTGATCCTCATCGGGGTCGTGTTCGTGAGCGTGCTGCCCATCGTGTACGAGTACATCCGGCACAAGCGCGAGGCCGCAGCTGCGAGTGTCCCGGAGTAG
- a CDS encoding orotate phosphoribosyltransferase gives MSDLERLKQQILDKAVVHGKVTLSSGRQADYYVDLRRVTLDHEAAPLVGSVMRDLTADLAYDAVGGLTLGADPVATAMLHAPGQPLDAFVVRKQGKAHGLQRRIEGPDVAGRRVLAVEDTSTTGSSVLAAVEALQEAGATVAAVAVIVDRGAGDAVRAAGLEYRAALSLADLGLA, from the coding sequence GTGAGCGACCTGGAGCGGTTGAAGCAACAGATCCTGGACAAGGCCGTGGTCCACGGCAAGGTCACCCTGTCCTCGGGCAGGCAGGCCGACTACTACGTGGACCTGCGGCGCGTGACACTCGATCACGAGGCCGCACCACTGGTGGGCTCGGTGATGCGCGACCTGACCGCCGACCTGGCCTATGACGCGGTGGGGGGCCTGACTCTCGGGGCGGATCCCGTGGCCACCGCCATGCTGCACGCACCCGGTCAGCCGCTGGACGCTTTCGTGGTGCGCAAGCAGGGAAAGGCGCACGGGCTTCAGCGCCGCATCGAGGGCCCGGACGTCGCCGGGCGCCGGGTGCTGGCCGTCGAGGACACCTCCACCACCGGCTCCAGCGTCCTGGCCGCCGTCGAGGCGCTGCAGGAGGCCGGTGCGACGGTTGCCGCGGTGGCCGTCATCGTCGACCGCGGGGCCGGGGACGCCGTGCGGGCAGCCGGGCTGGAGTACCGAGCTGCCCTGAGTCTGGCCGACCTCGGACTGGCATGA
- a CDS encoding aminotransferase class I/II-fold pyridoxal phosphate-dependent enzyme: MSDPLVRRMRPYERTIFGEMSGLASRLGAVNLGQGFPDTGGPPQVRKVAQRAIAEGRGDQYPPAHGDPDLRAAIVEHQRRFYGLPVDDDGVVVTTGASEAIAAAILALVEPGEQVMVLDPYFDLYAATIALAGAERIAVPLTAETLRPDVAAMQRALTSGTRMLLLNSPHNPTGVVFTGAELAELARFAVANDLLVLADEAYEHLWFDDNTHVPIATLPGMWERTVTVGSGGKSFSFTGWKVGWASGPADLIAAVRVVRQHLSYVSGGPFQPAIAAGLRLPDAYFDGFRADLAGKRDRLCEGLSALGMRVIAPQGTYFATTDVRPLGFTDGDQFCHRMPHEAGVVAIPLSALSDHPQVSAPFVRWAFCKREEVLDEALRRLRGWLG, encoded by the coding sequence ATGTCCGATCCACTGGTCCGGCGCATGCGCCCCTACGAGCGCACGATCTTCGGGGAGATGTCCGGCCTCGCCTCGCGACTCGGCGCGGTCAACCTCGGGCAGGGGTTCCCGGACACGGGTGGCCCGCCGCAGGTCCGGAAGGTGGCACAACGGGCCATCGCGGAGGGTCGCGGCGACCAGTACCCACCGGCGCACGGAGACCCCGACCTGCGCGCGGCGATCGTCGAACACCAGCGGCGGTTCTACGGTCTGCCGGTCGATGACGATGGCGTCGTCGTGACCACCGGTGCCTCTGAAGCCATCGCCGCGGCCATCCTGGCGCTGGTCGAACCCGGTGAGCAGGTGATGGTGCTCGATCCGTATTTCGACCTGTACGCAGCCACCATCGCGCTGGCCGGTGCCGAACGGATCGCCGTGCCGCTGACTGCCGAGACGCTGCGGCCCGATGTGGCGGCGATGCAACGGGCGCTCACCAGCGGCACGCGCATGCTGTTGCTGAACAGCCCCCACAACCCGACCGGAGTCGTGTTCACCGGTGCCGAGCTGGCCGAGCTCGCCCGCTTCGCCGTGGCCAACGACCTGCTGGTGCTGGCCGATGAGGCCTACGAGCACTTGTGGTTCGACGACAACACCCACGTCCCGATCGCAACGCTGCCCGGCATGTGGGAACGCACCGTCACGGTCGGCTCCGGCGGCAAGTCGTTCTCCTTCACCGGCTGGAAGGTGGGTTGGGCCAGCGGTCCGGCCGATCTCATCGCAGCGGTAAGGGTCGTCCGGCAACACCTGTCGTACGTCTCCGGTGGGCCCTTCCAGCCCGCGATCGCCGCCGGCCTGCGCCTGCCCGATGCGTACTTCGATGGCTTCCGGGCCGACCTCGCCGGGAAGCGGGACCGCCTGTGCGAGGGGCTGAGCGCACTCGGGATGCGGGTCATCGCCCCGCAGGGCACATACTTCGCCACAACGGATGTGCGCCCGCTCGGCTTCACCGACGGTGATCAGTTCTGCCATCGCATGCCGCACGAGGCGGGGGTGGTGGCGATCCCGCTGTCGGCGCTCAGCGACCACCCGCAGGTGAGCGCGCCGTTCGTCCGGTGGGCATTCTGCAAGCGCGAAGAGGTGCTTGACGAGGCCCTGCGCCGCCTGCGCGGATGGCTGGGTTGA
- a CDS encoding CoA transferase, which produces MAALDGVLVADFTRVLAGPYATMLLADLGATVVKVERPGAGDDTRAWGPPFTADGQSTYFQAVNRNKMSIALDLGGPGDVALAQDLAAACDVLVENYKPGGLRRFGLDYDTVATQNPDVVYCSISGFGTGAGRDLPGYDLLVQAMGGLMSITGIDEPTKAGVAVVDVLTGLHAAVGILAALRHRDHGGTGQHLEVTLLGALLSSLVNQSSAYAGAGVVPDLMGNAHPSIAPYEVFATADRPMVIAVGNDTQFARLVAVLGSPELAGDYPTNTTRVAHREELKGLLEGLLAARGADDWQAALTAAGVPCGPINDVAQGVALAADLGLGPVVALADSRRPQPVAQVANPVRYSRTPAEYRTAPPEVGEDREQVLALLKDRSGR; this is translated from the coding sequence ATGGCCGCTCTCGACGGGGTGCTCGTCGCGGACTTCACCCGCGTGCTGGCCGGACCGTACGCCACGATGCTGCTGGCCGACCTCGGTGCCACGGTGGTCAAGGTGGAGCGTCCCGGCGCAGGAGACGACACGCGGGCCTGGGGACCGCCCTTCACCGCCGACGGCCAATCCACGTACTTCCAGGCCGTGAACCGCAACAAGATGTCGATCGCCCTGGACCTCGGGGGGCCAGGCGACGTGGCGTTGGCACAGGATCTGGCCGCGGCCTGCGACGTGCTGGTCGAGAACTACAAACCCGGCGGCCTGCGGCGCTTCGGTCTTGACTATGACACGGTGGCCACGCAGAACCCCGACGTCGTCTACTGCTCGATCAGCGGCTTCGGCACCGGCGCCGGGCGCGACCTGCCCGGGTACGACCTGCTCGTGCAGGCCATGGGTGGTCTGATGAGCATCACGGGGATCGACGAGCCCACCAAGGCCGGGGTTGCGGTGGTCGACGTGCTCACCGGACTGCACGCAGCAGTGGGGATCTTGGCGGCCCTGCGACACCGGGACCACGGGGGCACGGGCCAGCACCTCGAGGTCACTCTGCTCGGTGCGCTGCTGTCGTCGCTGGTGAACCAGTCGTCGGCCTACGCCGGCGCAGGCGTGGTGCCGGACCTGATGGGCAACGCCCACCCCTCGATCGCCCCGTACGAGGTCTTCGCCACCGCCGACCGTCCGATGGTGATCGCGGTGGGCAACGACACCCAGTTCGCCCGGCTCGTCGCCGTGCTCGGCTCGCCGGAACTGGCCGGCGACTACCCCACCAACACCACCCGCGTTGCCCACCGGGAGGAACTCAAGGGCCTACTGGAGGGCCTGCTGGCGGCCCGCGGGGCCGACGACTGGCAGGCCGCACTCACCGCAGCCGGTGTGCCCTGCGGCCCTATCAACGATGTCGCGCAGGGTGTGGCGCTGGCCGCTGACCTCGGGCTCGGGCCCGTCGTTGCGCTTGCGGACTCCCGTCGCCCGCAGCCCGTTGCGCAAGTGGCGAACCCGGTGCGTTACTCCCGGACACCCGCGGAGTACCGCACCGCCCCGCCGGAAGTCGGCGAGGACCGCGAGCAGGTGCTGGCCCTGCTGAAGGACCGGAGCGGCCGATGA